From Streptomyces sp. NBC_00690, a single genomic window includes:
- a CDS encoding DUF397 domain-containing protein: MSNHIDHPGLAWRRSSHSTAANNCVEAARLPDRTLSVRDSKDVAREALHFSPQAWYRFLIAVEADSIN, encoded by the coding sequence ATGTCCAATCACATCGACCACCCCGGCTTAGCCTGGCGGCGCAGCAGTCACAGCACGGCGGCGAACAACTGTGTCGAGGCCGCCCGACTGCCCGACCGCACCCTTTCCGTACGGGACTCCAAAGACGTGGCCCGTGAAGCTCTGCACTTCTCCCCGCAGGCGTGGTACCGGTTCCTGATCGCCGTGGAGGCGGACAGCATCAACTGA
- a CDS encoding GNAT family N-acetyltransferase: MGIRTARAEEARAVLAFWAEAAEGTSITDDVAGVTRLIKRDPEALILAEWDGVLVGSVIAGYDGWRCSLYRLAVLPAYRRRGVATALLEAAEARFLAAGGRRGDAMVLEANERAQHAWAAAGYRREDHWRRWVKPYPWPVKGD, translated from the coding sequence ATGGGGATACGAACCGCCCGGGCGGAAGAGGCGCGGGCCGTGCTCGCGTTCTGGGCCGAAGCCGCCGAGGGCACCAGCATCACCGATGACGTGGCCGGAGTGACCCGACTGATCAAGCGGGACCCCGAGGCCCTGATCCTCGCCGAGTGGGACGGCGTCCTGGTGGGGTCGGTGATCGCTGGGTACGACGGCTGGCGCTGCTCGCTCTACCGACTCGCCGTGCTGCCCGCCTACCGGCGTCGCGGGGTCGCCACCGCCCTGCTGGAGGCGGCCGAGGCGCGTTTTCTCGCCGCGGGCGGGCGCCGCGGCGACGCTATGGTGTTGGAAGCCAATGAGCGGGCTCAGCATGCATGGGCGGCGGCGGGGTACCGGCGCGAAGACCACTGGCGACGCTGGGTGAAGCCTTACCCATGGCCCGTCAAAGGCGACTGA
- a CDS encoding fic family toxin-antitoxin system, toxin component: MTLQIDLAWLLMVAEYRTPGDPQVADWGALVAAVSRHEAEIFGIPVYSDPHTRAASLLQLLLHVPALEHSNALYASAVAYGYLVASGEQVDTSPERVRDLARLVKSGKADVRVIADELRLWSS, translated from the coding sequence TTGACCCTTCAGATCGACCTCGCCTGGCTGTTGATGGTCGCCGAGTACCGGACCCCAGGTGATCCTCAGGTCGCCGACTGGGGTGCGCTCGTCGCCGCCGTCAGCCGGCACGAGGCAGAGATCTTCGGCATCCCCGTGTACAGCGATCCGCACACCCGGGCGGCTTCGCTGCTCCAACTGCTGCTGCACGTGCCGGCCCTGGAGCACTCCAATGCGCTGTACGCGTCAGCCGTCGCCTACGGCTATCTCGTAGCCAGTGGGGAGCAGGTCGACACCTCACCCGAGCGGGTGCGCGATCTGGCCCGGCTGGTGAAGTCCGGCAAGGCCGATGTCCGGGTGATCGCCGACGAACTGCGCCTCTGGAGCAGTTGA
- a CDS encoding ABC transporter ATP-binding protein: MSTPAPAPPHGLAPGLPLAARARSLTKAYGSGETTVRALDSVDVDIARGRFTAVMGPSGSGKSTLMHCLAGLDTVSSGQVWLGETEITPLHDRDLTQLRRDRVGFVFQSFNLLPTLTAAENITLPMDIAGRKPDRLWVERVIDALGLRDRLHHRPAQLSGGQQQRVACARALASQPELIFADEPTGNLDSRASAEVLGFLRDAVDRLDQTVVMVTHEPVAAAYSDLVLFLADGRIVDTIHRPTAETVLERLRSFTRTGHVPRPHERDPDPTQEAREPRDH, encoded by the coding sequence ATGTCCACACCTGCCCCTGCACCACCGCACGGCCTGGCACCGGGGTTGCCCCTCGCGGCCAGAGCACGGTCCCTGACCAAGGCGTACGGCAGTGGCGAGACGACCGTACGGGCCCTCGACAGCGTCGACGTCGACATCGCACGCGGGCGCTTCACCGCGGTCATGGGGCCTTCGGGATCGGGCAAGTCGACCCTGATGCACTGTCTGGCCGGGCTCGACACGGTCTCGTCCGGCCAGGTCTGGCTGGGCGAGACTGAGATCACCCCGCTGCACGACCGCGACCTGACCCAACTGCGGCGGGACCGGGTCGGCTTCGTGTTCCAGTCCTTCAATCTGCTGCCCACCTTGACCGCCGCCGAGAACATCACGCTCCCGATGGACATCGCCGGGCGCAAGCCCGACCGGTTGTGGGTGGAGCGGGTGATCGATGCACTGGGGCTACGGGATCGGTTGCACCATCGACCGGCGCAGTTGTCGGGCGGTCAACAACAGCGGGTCGCGTGTGCCCGCGCCTTGGCCTCCCAGCCCGAGTTGATCTTCGCCGACGAGCCCACCGGCAACCTCGACTCACGCGCGAGTGCCGAGGTGTTGGGTTTCCTCCGGGACGCGGTGGACCGTTTGGATCAGACGGTGGTGATGGTGACCCATGAGCCCGTCGCAGCGGCATATTCCGATCTGGTGCTGTTCCTCGCCGACGGCAGGATCGTCGACACCATCCATCGACCGACGGCGGAGACGGTCCTGGAGCGACTGAGGTCGTTCACCCGTACGGGCCACGTGCCCCGGCCCCACGAGCGAGACCCGGACCCCACCCAGGAAGCGCGAGAACCCAGAGACCACTAA
- the bioB gene encoding biotin synthase BioB, with protein sequence MDLLKTLVEKGLRRELPTREEALAVLSSTDDELLDVVAAAGHVRRQWFGRRVKLNYLVNLKSGLCPEDCSYCSQRLGSKAEILKYTWLKPDEAAGAAAAGVAGGAKRVCLVASGRGPTDRDVDRVSRTIEAIKEQNEGVEVCACLGLLSQGQAERLRDAGADAYNHNLNTSEGTYGQITTTHTYEDRVDTVQQAQAAGLSACSGLIAGMGESDQDLVDVVFALRELDPDSVPVNFLIPFEGTPLAKEWNLTPQRCLRILAMVRFVCPDVEVRLAGGREVHLRSLQPLALHLVNSIFLGDYLTSEGQAGQADLDMIADAGFEVEGAGTTTLPEHRAGGCGSVCGSAATSEDSLDGGTTAPDETAAVCGSAAPSGESATGCGGGAPCGSEPQSPPAAQEDQSGVPVPRTDLVTVRRRGAGTDLAPNA encoded by the coding sequence ATGGACCTGCTGAAGACGCTGGTGGAGAAGGGGCTGCGGCGCGAGCTGCCGACCCGTGAAGAGGCCCTCGCCGTACTGTCGTCCACGGACGACGAGCTGCTCGACGTGGTGGCCGCAGCCGGCCATGTGCGCCGCCAGTGGTTCGGCCGCCGGGTGAAGCTGAACTACCTCGTCAACCTCAAGTCGGGGCTCTGCCCGGAGGACTGCTCGTACTGTTCACAGCGGCTCGGGTCCAAGGCGGAGATCCTCAAGTACACCTGGCTGAAGCCGGACGAGGCCGCGGGGGCGGCGGCGGCCGGGGTCGCCGGGGGAGCCAAGCGGGTCTGTCTGGTCGCGAGCGGGCGCGGTCCGACGGACCGGGACGTCGACCGGGTCTCCCGGACGATCGAAGCGATCAAGGAGCAGAACGAGGGCGTCGAGGTCTGCGCCTGTCTCGGGCTGCTGTCGCAGGGCCAGGCGGAGCGGTTGCGGGACGCCGGCGCCGATGCGTACAACCACAACCTCAACACGTCCGAAGGCACGTACGGACAGATCACCACCACCCATACCTATGAGGACCGGGTGGACACCGTCCAACAGGCTCAGGCCGCGGGTCTGTCGGCGTGCTCCGGTCTGATCGCCGGCATGGGCGAAAGCGATCAGGACCTGGTCGACGTGGTCTTCGCACTGCGCGAGCTCGACCCCGACTCGGTGCCGGTCAACTTCCTCATCCCCTTCGAGGGCACTCCCCTGGCGAAGGAGTGGAACCTCACCCCGCAGCGCTGCCTCCGCATCCTCGCCATGGTCCGCTTCGTCTGCCCGGACGTGGAAGTGCGGTTGGCCGGTGGGCGCGAGGTCCATCTGAGGTCCCTCCAGCCGCTCGCCCTGCACCTGGTGAACTCCATCTTCCTCGGCGACTACCTGACGAGCGAGGGCCAGGCGGGCCAGGCCGATCTGGACATGATCGCGGACGCCGGCTTCGAGGTGGAGGGCGCGGGGACGACCACACTGCCCGAGCACCGGGCGGGCGGCTGCGGTTCGGTCTGCGGCAGTGCCGCAACCTCGGAAGATTCCCTCGACGGCGGTACGACGGCCCCGGATGAGACGGCAGCGGTCTGCGGCAGCGCGGCGCCGTCGGGGGAATCGGCCACCGGATGCGGGGGCGGCGCGCCGTGCGGATCCGAGCCGCAATCCCCGCCCGCGGCCCAGGAAGACCAGTCGGGGGTACCCGTACCGCGTACCGACCTGGTCACCGTTCGCCGCCGCGGCGCCGGTACGGACCTCGCTCCCAATGCCTGA
- a CDS encoding ATP-binding protein — protein MADHQEASVTLPSDPASVSVARKFAIDIVTEWGLPARSGEVDTVRLIVSELTTNAVQHTFGQSPTFTLELRLAREEELMVGVTDSHPRWPQRLPAAVRQDNGRGMVIVRTLIAEFGGKLHVTPTDEGGKTVWVALPWTASVPG, from the coding sequence ATGGCAGATCACCAGGAAGCATCCGTCACTCTGCCGAGCGATCCCGCCTCGGTGTCGGTGGCGCGAAAGTTCGCCATCGACATCGTGACCGAGTGGGGCCTGCCGGCGCGGAGCGGCGAAGTGGACACGGTCCGGCTGATCGTCTCGGAGCTGACCACCAACGCCGTACAGCACACCTTCGGCCAGTCGCCCACCTTCACGCTGGAACTGAGGTTGGCGCGGGAGGAGGAGCTGATGGTGGGGGTGACGGACAGTCATCCGCGCTGGCCGCAACGGCTTCCCGCCGCCGTACGGCAAGACAACGGCCGAGGCATGGTGATCGTGCGCACCCTCATCGCGGAGTTCGGCGGAAAGCTGCACGTCACTCCGACGGACGAGGGGGGCAAGACCGTATGGGTCGCCCTTCCTTGGACCGCATCGGTGCCCGGTTGA
- a CDS encoding helix-turn-helix domain-containing protein, with amino-acid sequence MRQGPVVRRRQLGEELRKLRLASGLTSRRAGELADWHQSKVSRIETGASGVKPDDVRLLLDLYTVTDPQLRTLLETLAGAADGGGGGWWHAYRGVLPPEYRDFISLESQANRVRSMETSVVPGLLQTAEYARAITRATLEELPENTVDQLVEVRMTRQAVLRRDDPLELSVILDEAALRREIGGTRVMKEQLRVLADWAVLPHVRLQVMPFSAGEYVGLAGSFVIFSFSTTSDLDVVVLDHLASSLHIERAEDLAVYGTAFATMQTLALSPVESLDLIAGIRVGA; translated from the coding sequence ATGCGTCAAGGACCCGTGGTGCGCCGCCGCCAATTGGGCGAGGAACTCCGCAAGCTGCGCTTGGCGTCCGGACTCACCAGTCGTCGCGCTGGAGAGCTCGCCGACTGGCACCAGTCGAAGGTGAGCCGGATCGAGACGGGGGCCAGCGGCGTCAAACCGGACGACGTCAGACTGCTGCTCGACCTCTACACCGTGACCGACCCCCAGTTGCGCACCCTCCTGGAGACCCTGGCGGGGGCCGCCGACGGGGGTGGCGGCGGCTGGTGGCACGCCTACCGCGGCGTGCTTCCGCCCGAGTACCGCGACTTCATCAGTCTGGAGTCCCAGGCGAACCGGGTGCGTTCGATGGAGACCTCCGTGGTGCCCGGACTGCTCCAGACCGCCGAGTACGCCCGGGCGATCACCCGGGCGACCCTGGAAGAGCTGCCCGAGAACACCGTCGATCAGTTGGTCGAGGTGCGGATGACGCGTCAGGCGGTCCTGCGGCGGGACGATCCGCTTGAGCTGAGCGTGATCCTCGACGAGGCCGCGCTGCGGCGCGAGATCGGCGGCACCCGGGTAATGAAGGAACAGTTGCGGGTACTGGCGGACTGGGCCGTGCTCCCCCATGTCCGGCTCCAGGTCATGCCGTTTTCGGCCGGGGAGTATGTGGGCCTGGCCGGTTCTTTCGTTATCTTCTCTTTTTCGACCACTTCTGATCTAGATGTGGTCGTTCTCGACCACCTCGCGAGTAGCCTTCATATCGAACGGGCAGAGGATCTGGCGGTGTACGGGACCGCGTTCGCAACGATGCAGACGCTCGCCCTGTCACCGGTCGAATCCTTGGATCTCATCGCCGGCATCCGCGTCGGCGCATAG
- the bioD gene encoding dethiobiotin synthase: MGIIVVSGTGTEIGKTVVTAALVAVARARGQRVAVVKPVQTGVSASDPGDLDEVSRLGGGVRGVELARYSEPLAPATAARRAGVAGVGPAETAAAVKRLADEYDLVLVEGAGGLLVRFDEDGGTLADAARLLAAPVLVVAPAGLGTLNSVALTAEALTARGIAQLGVVVGSWPHRPDLAARCNALDLPQVAGAPLLGAVPERAGQLRPVDFRAQAARWLAPRLGGVWDEGAFTRTAE; this comes from the coding sequence ATGGGCATCATCGTCGTCTCCGGCACGGGGACCGAGATCGGGAAGACCGTTGTCACCGCTGCGCTGGTCGCCGTTGCACGAGCCCGGGGCCAACGCGTCGCCGTGGTCAAACCCGTCCAGACGGGGGTGTCGGCGAGCGATCCGGGCGATCTCGATGAGGTGAGCCGGCTCGGCGGCGGTGTCCGCGGTGTGGAGCTGGCCCGCTACAGCGAGCCATTGGCTCCGGCCACAGCGGCTCGACGGGCCGGCGTCGCTGGTGTGGGACCCGCTGAGACGGCCGCGGCGGTGAAGCGGTTGGCCGACGAGTACGACCTGGTGTTGGTCGAGGGCGCCGGTGGACTGCTGGTGCGTTTCGACGAGGACGGCGGAACGCTCGCGGACGCGGCTCGACTGCTCGCCGCGCCCGTGCTGGTCGTGGCCCCCGCGGGCCTGGGCACCCTCAACTCCGTGGCGCTGACGGCAGAGGCCCTCACCGCGCGGGGCATAGCGCAGCTGGGGGTCGTCGTGGGGAGTTGGCCGCACCGACCGGATCTGGCGGCGCGGTGCAATGCACTGGACCTACCGCAGGTCGCGGGTGCTCCACTGCTCGGTGCGGTCCCTGAGCGGGCGGGGCAGCTGCGACCGGTGGACTTCCGGGCGCAGGCGGCCCGGTGGCTGGCTCCTCGGCTCGGTGGGGTGTGGGACGAAGGGGCGTTCACCCGAACGGCCGAGTGA
- a CDS encoding class I SAM-dependent methyltransferase, whose amino-acid sequence MGTCGDTSPDAVHHPLFARFYARFSVAADQSAGIAAIRAELLAALSGRVIEIGAGNGLNFPHYPTSVSEVVALEPERSLRTLAVRAADGAGVPVEVVPGVAEALPVESASFDAAVMSLVLCSVRDVPRALGEVRRVLRPGGELRFFEHGLARTPGAARVQRVLDRTVWPRLFGGCHTSRDTVAALEEAGFQDIRYERFRVPERGLAAPTSPCVRGVAHNP is encoded by the coding sequence ATGGGAACATGTGGCGACACCTCTCCCGATGCCGTCCATCACCCCCTGTTCGCACGCTTCTACGCCAGGTTCAGCGTGGCCGCCGATCAATCCGCGGGCATCGCGGCCATCCGCGCTGAGCTCCTGGCCGCGCTCTCGGGTCGGGTGATCGAGATCGGTGCCGGCAACGGTCTCAACTTCCCGCACTATCCGACCTCGGTCAGCGAGGTGGTCGCGCTGGAACCGGAGCGTTCGCTACGGACCCTGGCGGTACGGGCCGCAGACGGCGCCGGGGTCCCGGTGGAGGTCGTGCCCGGAGTGGCCGAGGCGCTGCCGGTCGAGAGCGCGTCCTTCGACGCGGCCGTCATGTCCCTGGTGCTCTGTTCGGTACGGGACGTTCCGCGGGCGCTCGGCGAAGTCCGCCGGGTCCTGCGACCCGGTGGTGAACTGCGGTTCTTCGAACACGGACTGGCCCGGACGCCGGGGGCAGCACGGGTGCAGAGGGTGTTGGACCGTACGGTCTGGCCCCGGTTGTTCGGCGGCTGCCACACCTCACGGGACACGGTTGCCGCACTGGAGGAGGCCGGGTTCCAGGACATCCGGTACGAGCGCTTCCGGGTCCCGGAGCGCGGGCTCGCCGCTCCGACCTCGCCCTGTGTGCGAGGGGTCGCGCACAACCCTTGA
- a CDS encoding hemolysin family protein, protein MTEVLLLFVAVLLSLACGVFVAAEFSLTTVERSDLERAVERNERGAASALKAVRGLTFQLSGAQLGITVTNLVVGMLSEPSISKLIRGPVEDLGLSPSVASSVALVLGTALSTVVLMVVGELVPKNWAISSPLAVAKVVAPAQRLFTAAFKPLISHLNNTANRILRRLGMEPTEELASARSPQELVALARHSAKEGALEADTAELFVRTLNLADLTAENVMTPRVQVTALEVQATAEDVANATRATGLSRFPVYRGNLDTVVGIAHIKDVLAVPAEQRHRRSVSEVLREPLLVPETLTVDRLMDRLGGKSTMAVVIDEYGGTAGVVTMEDIVEEVVGEVRDEHDPHETPDLAAAGHDADGRSLWSADGAARTDQLERVGLRVPEGPYETLAGLIATELGRIPAENDRIDLQGWRLDVVDASGRRAARVLMHAPLPSDDPDEHHDPHAERAANRETTAPTVDGSNSQRHEETGR, encoded by the coding sequence ATGACCGAAGTGCTCCTCCTGTTCGTGGCAGTGCTGCTCTCGCTGGCCTGCGGAGTGTTCGTCGCGGCAGAGTTCTCCCTCACCACCGTCGAGCGCAGCGATCTGGAACGCGCCGTCGAGCGCAATGAGCGAGGCGCCGCCAGCGCCCTCAAGGCCGTACGCGGCCTCACCTTCCAGCTCTCCGGCGCACAGCTCGGCATCACCGTCACCAACCTGGTCGTCGGCATGCTCTCCGAGCCCTCCATCTCCAAGCTCATCCGTGGTCCCGTCGAGGACCTCGGACTCTCCCCGTCCGTGGCGTCGTCCGTCGCCCTGGTTCTGGGCACCGCCCTCTCCACGGTCGTTCTGATGGTCGTCGGCGAGTTGGTCCCCAAGAACTGGGCAATCTCGTCCCCACTGGCCGTGGCCAAGGTCGTCGCCCCCGCGCAGCGACTGTTCACCGCAGCCTTCAAACCCCTCATCAGCCACCTCAACAACACCGCGAACCGCATTCTGCGGCGGCTCGGGATGGAGCCGACCGAAGAACTGGCATCGGCCCGCAGCCCCCAGGAGCTGGTGGCGCTCGCACGCCACTCCGCCAAGGAAGGCGCACTGGAGGCGGACACCGCCGAGCTGTTCGTGCGCACCCTGAACCTCGCCGATCTCACCGCGGAGAACGTGATGACCCCGCGGGTGCAGGTCACGGCCCTCGAAGTACAGGCCACCGCCGAGGACGTCGCCAACGCCACCCGCGCGACCGGCCTGTCCCGCTTCCCCGTCTACCGCGGGAACCTGGACACGGTCGTGGGAATCGCGCACATCAAGGACGTGCTGGCCGTACCGGCCGAGCAGCGTCACCGCCGCAGCGTCTCCGAGGTGTTGCGGGAGCCGCTCCTAGTCCCCGAGACCCTGACCGTGGACAGGCTGATGGACCGCTTGGGCGGCAAGTCGACCATGGCCGTCGTCATCGACGAGTACGGCGGCACGGCCGGCGTGGTCACCATGGAGGACATCGTCGAAGAGGTCGTCGGCGAAGTGCGGGACGAGCACGATCCGCACGAAACGCCTGACCTCGCCGCGGCCGGTCATGACGCGGACGGCCGCTCGCTCTGGTCGGCCGACGGTGCCGCGCGCACCGATCAGCTGGAGCGGGTCGGCCTGCGCGTTCCGGAAGGCCCGTACGAGACCCTCGCAGGTCTCATCGCAACTGAGCTCGGCCGCATCCCGGCGGAGAACGACCGCATCGACCTCCAGGGCTGGCGGCTCGATGTGGTGGACGCGTCCGGACGGCGGGCGGCACGGGTGCTGATGCACGCCCCGCTCCCCTCCGACGATCCAGACGAGCACCACGACCCGCACGCCGAGCGCGCTGCAAACAGGGAGACGACCGCCCCCACCGTGGACGGATCGAACTCCCAGCGCCACGAGGAGACCGGACGATGA
- a CDS encoding adenosylmethionine--8-amino-7-oxononanoate transaminase yields the protein MPEPRPFDLAPGPLSAGELVALDRAHVWHPYGPMPGRADPLVVESAAGVRLRLAEPAHGHAELIDGMSSWWSAIHGYNHPDLNAAAQSQLGRMSHVMFGGLTHEPAVRLAARLVEITPEPLQHVFLCDSGSVSVEVAVKMCLQHWQSVGRPNKRRLLTWRGGYHGDTWQPMSVCDPEGGMHHLWSGALPLQVFASAPPQEFQQEYADALRDLIARHADELAAVIVEPVVQGAGGMRFHSPEYLRVLRDACDEHEVLLVFDEIATGFGRTGELFAADWAGVSPDVMCLGKALTGGYLTMAATLCTSRVAEGISRGEVPVLAHGPTFMGNPLAASVANASIDLLLAQDWRGEVRRLESGLRTGLAPAEGAPGVKDVRVLGGIGVIQLDHEVDMAAATAAAVRAGVWLRPFRDLVYAMPPYVTDDDDLARVCTALCEAAAAG from the coding sequence ATGCCTGAGCCCCGTCCGTTCGACCTCGCCCCGGGACCGCTGTCGGCGGGCGAACTGGTGGCGCTGGACCGCGCCCATGTCTGGCACCCGTACGGCCCCATGCCCGGACGCGCCGATCCCCTCGTGGTGGAATCGGCTGCCGGGGTGCGCCTGCGATTGGCGGAACCCGCCCACGGCCACGCGGAACTGATCGACGGGATGTCGTCGTGGTGGTCGGCGATCCACGGCTACAACCATCCCGACCTCAATGCGGCGGCCCAGAGCCAACTGGGGCGCATGAGCCACGTCATGTTCGGCGGACTCACCCATGAGCCAGCCGTCCGACTGGCCGCCCGGCTCGTCGAGATCACCCCGGAGCCGCTCCAGCACGTCTTCCTCTGCGACTCGGGCTCGGTCTCGGTCGAGGTCGCGGTGAAGATGTGCCTCCAGCACTGGCAGTCCGTCGGCCGACCCAACAAGCGGCGGCTGCTGACCTGGCGCGGTGGCTACCACGGAGACACCTGGCAGCCGATGTCGGTCTGCGACCCCGAGGGCGGAATGCACCACCTCTGGTCGGGGGCGCTGCCTCTCCAGGTCTTCGCCAGCGCGCCGCCGCAGGAGTTCCAGCAGGAGTACGCGGATGCCCTGCGCGATCTGATCGCGCGGCACGCCGATGAACTCGCCGCGGTGATCGTGGAGCCCGTGGTGCAGGGTGCCGGGGGCATGCGGTTCCACTCCCCCGAGTATCTGCGGGTGCTGCGGGACGCCTGCGACGAACACGAAGTGCTGTTGGTGTTCGACGAGATCGCGACCGGCTTCGGACGGACGGGCGAACTGTTCGCGGCCGACTGGGCAGGGGTCTCGCCCGATGTGATGTGTCTGGGCAAGGCCCTGACGGGCGGCTATCTGACGATGGCGGCGACCTTGTGCACCAGTCGGGTCGCCGAAGGCATCTCCCGGGGCGAAGTTCCGGTGCTGGCCCACGGCCCGACGTTCATGGGCAATCCACTGGCCGCATCGGTGGCCAACGCCTCGATCGATCTGCTGCTGGCGCAGGACTGGCGCGGTGAAGTGCGGCGCTTGGAGTCGGGGCTGCGGACGGGGCTCGCACCGGCCGAGGGCGCACCGGGGGTCAAGGACGTCCGGGTGCTCGGGGGCATCGGTGTGATCCAACTCGATCATGAGGTCGACATGGCGGCGGCGACGGCAGCGGCCGTACGGGCGGGGGTTTGGCTGCGCCCCTTCCGGGATCTGGTGTACGCGATGCCGCCCTACGTCACTGATGACGACGATCTCGCCCGGGTGTGCACGGCACTGTGCGAGGCTGCGGCAGCCGGCTAG
- a CDS encoding VOC family protein, with the protein MRARIDEIVFDCHDPALLVRFWAALLGGAPVDRDSGWSFVDPPGSVRVAFQQVPEGKAAKNRLHLDLAAGDVEAASDEAVTLGAVRLGGVVADPQGRFQVLADPEGNEFCFVQGGGE; encoded by the coding sequence ATGCGAGCGCGGATCGACGAAATCGTCTTCGACTGTCATGACCCGGCCCTTCTGGTGCGCTTTTGGGCCGCGCTGCTCGGGGGCGCACCGGTGGACCGCGACTCCGGCTGGTCCTTCGTCGATCCGCCCGGCTCGGTGCGCGTCGCGTTCCAGCAGGTCCCTGAGGGGAAGGCGGCCAAGAACCGGTTGCACCTCGATCTGGCCGCGGGGGACGTCGAAGCGGCGTCGGACGAGGCCGTCACCCTGGGTGCGGTACGACTCGGTGGGGTCGTCGCGGATCCGCAGGGGCGGTTCCAGGTGCTGGCAGACCCGGAGGGGAACGAGTTCTGCTTCGTCCAGGGTGGCGGAGAATAG
- a CDS encoding 8-amino-7-oxononanoate synthase, giving the protein MITQDPFGWIDEESLDRERMGLTRTLRPRALDTDLLDLAGNDYLGLTRHPEVTGAAASAARRWGAGATGSRLVTGSTELHAELEGALASFCGFEAALVLSSGYAANLAALTALTASGSLLVSDAGNHASIVDGCRLSRARTAIVPHADPRAVRMALEAYGDGRALVVTDAVFSVDGDAAPLVDLAEICRSRGAALLVDDAHGFGVLGAGGRGALNAAGIAGERGVVATLTLSKALGSQGGAVLGPADVIAHLINTARTFIFDTGLAPAAAGAALASVRLLERTPELAGRVRTVAETLHRLLTARGLTAVRPDAAVVSIKAPSPRSAVEWAAECRRAGLAVGCFRPPSVPDGVSRIRLTARADLTDEQIAWAVDTIARTAPLRARDAVS; this is encoded by the coding sequence ATGATCACTCAGGACCCGTTTGGCTGGATCGACGAGGAGTCCCTCGACCGGGAGCGCATGGGGCTGACCCGTACGCTCCGTCCCCGGGCCCTCGACACCGACCTGCTGGACCTCGCGGGCAACGACTACCTGGGCTTGACCCGCCACCCGGAGGTCACCGGGGCCGCTGCCTCGGCAGCGCGCCGCTGGGGCGCGGGCGCCACCGGATCGCGGCTGGTCACCGGCAGCACCGAACTCCACGCCGAACTCGAAGGCGCACTCGCCTCCTTCTGCGGGTTCGAGGCGGCCCTCGTCCTGTCCTCCGGCTACGCCGCCAATCTCGCCGCGCTCACGGCACTGACCGCGAGTGGTTCCCTGCTCGTCTCGGACGCGGGCAACCACGCCTCCATAGTGGACGGGTGTCGACTCTCACGCGCACGGACGGCGATCGTGCCGCACGCGGATCCTCGGGCCGTGCGTATGGCGCTGGAGGCGTACGGCGACGGGCGGGCGCTGGTGGTCACCGATGCGGTGTTCTCCGTGGACGGCGACGCCGCCCCACTCGTCGATCTCGCGGAGATCTGTCGTTCGCGGGGGGCCGCCCTCCTCGTCGACGACGCCCACGGCTTCGGAGTCCTCGGCGCCGGCGGTCGGGGTGCGCTGAACGCCGCGGGGATCGCGGGTGAACGAGGGGTGGTCGCCACGCTCACCCTCTCCAAGGCCCTCGGGAGCCAGGGCGGTGCGGTCCTCGGGCCGGCCGATGTCATCGCCCATCTGATCAACACCGCGCGGACCTTCATCTTCGACACCGGGCTCGCGCCCGCCGCGGCCGGGGCCGCGCTGGCGTCCGTCCGGTTGCTGGAGCGGACGCCGGAGCTGGCCGGTCGGGTGCGTACGGTCGCCGAGACCCTGCACCGTCTGTTGACGGCACGGGGTCTGACGGCCGTACGCCCCGACGCCGCAGTGGTCTCGATCAAGGCACCGTCGCCACGGTCGGCGGTGGAGTGGGCGGCCGAGTGCCGAAGGGCGGGTCTCGCGGTGGGCTGTTTCCGTCCGCCGTCGGTCCCGGACGGTGTCTCGCGGATCAGACTGACGGCTCGCGCCGATCTGACCGATGAGCAGATCGCCTGGGCGGTGGACACGATCGCGCGGACCGCTCCGCTTCGCGCCCGGGACGCCGTCAGTTGA